In Amycolatopsis sp. EV170708-02-1, the following are encoded in one genomic region:
- a CDS encoding cell division protein DivIVA translates to MVPERDNGLLPLRREYTQAWHGFDRNEVRQYLDHLEAQLHRVITDRDAAIAQATSATRELETVRHEVAKLNARIEELKKPPERLEDLDERMQRTVTLAQARADEITKRAEVAAEKHWASSSEASKKLRERYTRLVAELDKQADALHSEHESALAETRAEVQRLTVEAAQRRELLDNEAERKRRKIEREFEQTIAAQKAAHEKHIADQQTASKNQAERRIAEATAEAKRRIDEATTEAKRRLDEATTTAAQRTTAAQRKVERLAEIREQARKSLMQADEVLKGSEAMLAALPEESVIPHASKLVGGDSKAEETKPAGKPAEQPASKAAAPAAAKPAPAKPASSAPAAAAPKNGQTEQNGPKANGQKPSPAKTGS, encoded by the coding sequence ATGGTTCCCGAGCGAGACAACGGCCTGTTGCCCCTGCGGCGCGAGTACACCCAGGCCTGGCACGGCTTCGACCGGAACGAAGTGCGCCAGTATCTGGATCATCTCGAAGCCCAGCTGCATCGCGTGATCACCGACCGCGACGCCGCGATCGCGCAGGCGACCTCGGCCACGCGCGAACTCGAAACCGTTCGCCACGAGGTGGCGAAGCTGAACGCCAGGATCGAGGAGCTGAAGAAGCCGCCGGAGCGGCTCGAAGACCTCGACGAGCGGATGCAGCGCACCGTCACGCTCGCGCAGGCGCGCGCGGACGAGATCACGAAGCGTGCCGAAGTCGCCGCCGAGAAGCACTGGGCTTCTTCGAGCGAAGCCTCGAAGAAGCTCCGCGAGCGCTACACGCGGCTCGTCGCCGAACTGGACAAGCAGGCGGACGCGTTGCACTCCGAGCACGAGTCCGCACTCGCCGAGACGCGAGCCGAGGTCCAGCGGCTGACCGTCGAGGCCGCCCAGCGCCGGGAACTGCTGGACAACGAAGCCGAGCGCAAGCGCCGGAAGATCGAGCGCGAGTTCGAGCAGACGATCGCGGCGCAGAAGGCGGCGCACGAGAAGCACATCGCCGACCAGCAGACGGCCAGCAAGAACCAGGCCGAACGCCGGATCGCGGAGGCCACCGCGGAGGCCAAGCGACGCATCGACGAGGCGACGACCGAGGCCAAGCGTCGGCTCGACGAAGCCACGACGACAGCCGCCCAGCGCACGACGGCCGCCCAGCGGAAGGTCGAACGGCTGGCGGAGATCCGCGAGCAGGCCCGGAAGAGCCTCATGCAGGCCGACGAGGTCCTGAAGGGCAGCGAGGCGATGCTCGCGGCGCTGCCCGAGGAGTCGGTGATCCCGCACGCTTCGAAGCTCGTCGGCGGCGACAGCAAGGCCGAGGAGACGAAGCCGGCGGGCAAGCCGGCCGAGCAGCCCGCGTCGAAGGCCGCCGCTCCGGCCGCCGCCAAACCCGCTCCCGCCAAGCCCGCTTCTTCGGCGCCTGCCGCCGCTGCGCCGAAGAACGGACAGACCGAGCAGAACGGCCCGAAGGCGAACGGGCAGAAGCCGTCACCGGCCAAAACCGGCTCCTGA
- a CDS encoding SDR family oxidoreductase — protein sequence MATFLVTGATGLIGRQFTRLLLTRDDVDKVALVVRASSRDKLAKLVNAWPHPERVTLVTGDLGEPLLGVGEEDREKLRGVDHVVHLAALYDLTADDEASIKANVEGTAQVIALAADLNAGCLHHVSSVAVAGDHEGMFTEEMFDVGQRLVTPYHRTKFEAERLVREQQDVPWRVYRPAVVVGNSETGEMDKIDGPYYLFPAISRLAGLPDVPIVGPDLGDTNVVPVDYVAESLNALITTKGLDGRAFHLVNPEPQPVVSVYNAFAKAAGAPTISVQLNERVSKGIVNLVKLSEHIPGFTIARDAVMERLGIPPVLLETMAFPSVFSSASTRKALIGSGVEVPRIEEYAPTLWRYWREHLDPFRARKHGPRGELDGRRVIITGASSGIGRATAIKVAAAGGVPLLVARRRHELEEVRDEIIAAGGTASVYPADLTDEESVHKAVDAMLAEHGRIDMLVNNAGRSIRRSIKLSYDRFHDYERAMAINYFGAVRLILAVLPHMSERKFGHIVNVSSIGVQGIAPRFSAYAASKAALDYFSRIAATETHGDGITFTTIHMPLVRTPMIRPTKIYDAFPTKSPDQAADMVMKALRERPKHIGTPAGQAIGLAYTLTPGLTDAVAYQGFRVFPDSAAAGGEGGLKIGKGEQHLSRAAMALARLSRGFHW from the coding sequence ATGGCGACTTTTCTGGTGACCGGGGCGACCGGACTGATCGGGCGCCAGTTCACCCGGCTACTGCTCACCAGGGACGACGTCGACAAGGTCGCGCTCGTCGTCCGCGCCTCCTCGCGGGACAAACTCGCGAAACTCGTGAACGCCTGGCCGCATCCCGAACGCGTCACCCTCGTCACTGGCGACCTCGGCGAGCCCCTGCTCGGCGTCGGCGAAGAGGATCGAGAGAAGCTTCGCGGCGTCGACCACGTCGTGCACCTCGCCGCCCTTTACGACCTCACCGCCGACGATGAAGCCAGCATCAAGGCCAACGTCGAAGGCACCGCGCAGGTGATCGCCCTCGCCGCGGATCTGAACGCAGGCTGCCTGCACCACGTGTCCTCGGTCGCCGTCGCCGGCGACCACGAGGGCATGTTCACCGAGGAGATGTTCGACGTCGGCCAGCGGCTCGTCACGCCGTATCACCGCACGAAGTTCGAGGCGGAGCGCCTCGTGCGCGAACAGCAGGACGTGCCGTGGCGGGTGTACCGGCCCGCGGTCGTCGTCGGGAACTCCGAGACCGGCGAAATGGACAAGATCGACGGCCCGTACTACCTGTTCCCCGCCATCAGCAGGTTGGCCGGGCTGCCCGACGTGCCGATCGTCGGCCCCGACCTCGGCGACACCAACGTCGTCCCGGTCGACTACGTCGCCGAGTCGCTGAACGCCCTGATCACCACGAAGGGCCTCGACGGGCGCGCGTTCCACCTGGTCAACCCGGAGCCCCAGCCGGTCGTCTCGGTCTACAACGCCTTCGCGAAAGCCGCGGGCGCGCCGACCATCTCCGTGCAGCTCAACGAACGCGTGTCCAAGGGCATCGTCAACCTAGTGAAGCTGAGCGAGCACATCCCCGGCTTCACGATCGCGCGCGACGCCGTGATGGAGCGGCTCGGCATCCCGCCGGTGCTGCTGGAGACCATGGCTTTCCCGTCGGTGTTCTCGTCGGCGTCGACGCGCAAGGCACTCATCGGCTCGGGTGTCGAGGTACCCCGGATCGAGGAGTACGCGCCCACCCTGTGGCGCTACTGGCGGGAGCACCTCGACCCGTTCCGCGCGCGCAAGCACGGCCCGCGCGGCGAACTGGACGGCCGTCGCGTGATCATCACCGGCGCGTCCTCGGGTATCGGCCGCGCGACCGCGATCAAGGTCGCGGCCGCGGGCGGGGTGCCGCTGCTCGTCGCGCGGCGCCGTCACGAACTCGAAGAAGTGCGGGACGAGATCATCGCCGCCGGCGGCACGGCGTCGGTGTACCCCGCCGACCTGACCGACGAGGAATCGGTGCACAAGGCCGTCGACGCGATGCTCGCCGAGCACGGCCGCATCGACATGCTCGTGAACAACGCCGGCCGCTCGATCCGGCGGTCGATCAAACTGTCGTACGACCGGTTCCACGACTACGAACGCGCGATGGCGATCAACTACTTCGGCGCGGTGCGGCTGATCCTCGCGGTGCTGCCGCATATGTCCGAGCGGAAATTCGGGCATATCGTCAACGTCTCGTCGATCGGCGTGCAGGGAATCGCGCCGCGCTTTTCGGCATACGCGGCGTCGAAGGCCGCTTTGGACTATTTCTCCCGGATCGCCGCGACCGAGACCCACGGCGACGGAATCACCTTCACGACCATCCACATGCCACTCGTGCGCACGCCGATGATCCGGCCGACGAAGATCTATGACGCGTTTCCGACCAAATCGCCGGACCAGGCCGCGGACATGGTGATGAAGGCACTGCGGGAACGTCCCAAGCACATCGGCACGCCCGCCGGGCAGGCGATCGGGCTCGCGTACACGCTCACGCCGGGGCTCACGGATGCCGTGGCCTACCAAGGATTCCGCGTGTTCCCGGATTCCGCGGCCGCGGGCGGCGAAGGCGGACTCAAGATCGGGAAGGGCGAGCAGCATCTGTCCCGCGCGGCGATGGCGCTCGCCCGGCTCAGCCGCGGCTTCCATTGGTGA
- a CDS encoding class F sortase yields the protein MSVRRGFALGAVTVLCADLVAALLIWPPTTVVTGTAQAVSVSVAGGAPAAPAQQEVPPPPDIIPTTPTAAPPPPKEPEAPKPQGPGTIRLPAGGAAKLVRKELGPGAELPVPENLGEVTWWGAELNSATGASVFAGHVNWKGATGPFAELWTERIGGAVTVVDKAGKSWQYKVSQLITLKKNELPQRADELFGQSGPHRIVLVTCGGRWVGGETGYAENRVVIADPA from the coding sequence ATGTCAGTACGACGCGGGTTCGCGCTGGGAGCGGTCACGGTCCTGTGCGCGGACCTCGTCGCGGCCCTGCTCATCTGGCCGCCGACGACCGTGGTGACGGGGACGGCTCAGGCCGTCTCCGTTTCCGTCGCGGGTGGCGCCCCCGCCGCGCCCGCACAGCAGGAGGTCCCGCCTCCGCCGGACATCATCCCCACGACTCCGACGGCAGCTCCGCCGCCGCCGAAGGAGCCTGAAGCCCCGAAGCCGCAGGGTCCGGGGACGATCCGGCTGCCGGCGGGCGGCGCGGCGAAACTCGTGCGCAAGGAGCTCGGACCGGGCGCGGAACTCCCGGTGCCGGAGAACCTCGGCGAGGTGACCTGGTGGGGCGCCGAGCTGAATTCGGCCACCGGGGCGAGCGTGTTCGCCGGGCACGTGAACTGGAAGGGCGCGACGGGCCCGTTCGCGGAGCTGTGGACCGAGCGGATCGGCGGCGCCGTCACCGTGGTCGACAAAGCCGGGAAGTCCTGGCAGTACAAGGTCTCCCAGCTGATCACGCTGAAGAAGAACGAGCTGCCACAGCGGGCGGACGAGCTGTTCGGCCAGTCCGGTCCACATCGGATAGTCCTCGTCACCTGCGGCGGCCGCTGGGTCGGCGGGGAGACCGGCTACGCCGAGAACCGGGTCGTCATCGCCGACCCAGCCTAG
- a CDS encoding SpaA isopeptide-forming pilin-related protein yields the protein MGWTTRPSVRSRALTSLIATCLLGALSATVAATPASAAKEEGVGYQVTPGQTVDSKPRDRDWLGSYVVNGKHVFCVSFQLKAPDTNEKYQPGDELLDKWGAKLPEDTAANISYLLLRYGGTKDNAEAAALAHLLHSWTSKPRTADDLKPNLPPEKIGYDVQSHLDKLKAQHADAATAVEKLTKDAEANRGPWTTAIAPPKEDQHIGTAGEWTISVKNAKGKGVSGVPVQLTPSNATIESGESTKPASTSNAKAEKATTVKTGEDGTVTVKVTPTGDQPKLASSLSAPADRPYVQFPVETGVQKVVSTGGEKELKAQGVAVVSKPGKVQVTKVDAKTGKGIAGAALRITAKDKSTAAVGHDGKPLNGADGKPAVVTTEGENGTVTVENLRTPQEICVVEVSAPPGYTNAFDPKNPPSACGELKPGETLALKVANTPNEVPRTIPAGDRPVAMMQGTVENSASTAGILGVGALALLGSVMVGVAARRSSRR from the coding sequence ATGGGGTGGACCACACGCCCGAGCGTGCGTTCGCGCGCCTTGACCAGCCTGATCGCGACGTGCCTGCTCGGCGCCTTGTCCGCCACCGTCGCGGCGACACCGGCCTCGGCCGCCAAGGAGGAAGGCGTCGGCTACCAGGTCACGCCAGGCCAGACGGTCGACAGCAAGCCCAGAGATCGCGACTGGCTGGGCTCCTACGTCGTCAACGGCAAGCACGTGTTCTGCGTCTCCTTCCAGCTGAAGGCGCCGGACACCAACGAGAAGTACCAGCCCGGCGATGAACTCCTCGACAAGTGGGGCGCGAAGCTCCCCGAGGACACCGCGGCCAACATCTCCTACCTTCTGCTTCGCTACGGCGGCACCAAGGACAACGCCGAGGCGGCGGCGCTCGCGCATCTGCTGCACTCGTGGACGTCGAAGCCGCGTACCGCCGACGACCTCAAGCCGAACCTCCCCCCGGAGAAGATCGGCTACGACGTCCAGAGCCACCTCGACAAGCTGAAGGCGCAGCACGCCGACGCCGCCACGGCCGTCGAGAAGCTGACCAAGGACGCCGAAGCCAACCGCGGTCCGTGGACCACCGCGATCGCGCCGCCGAAGGAAGACCAGCACATCGGCACCGCGGGCGAGTGGACGATCAGCGTCAAGAACGCCAAGGGCAAGGGTGTCTCCGGCGTGCCCGTGCAGCTCACGCCGTCGAACGCGACGATCGAAAGCGGTGAAAGCACCAAACCCGCGTCGACCTCGAACGCCAAGGCCGAGAAGGCCACCACGGTGAAGACCGGCGAAGACGGCACCGTCACGGTCAAGGTGACGCCGACCGGTGACCAGCCGAAGCTGGCCAGCTCGCTGTCCGCCCCCGCGGACCGCCCGTACGTGCAGTTCCCCGTCGAGACCGGCGTGCAGAAGGTCGTGTCGACCGGCGGCGAGAAGGAGCTGAAGGCCCAGGGCGTCGCGGTCGTTTCGAAGCCGGGCAAGGTCCAGGTGACCAAGGTCGACGCGAAGACCGGCAAGGGCATCGCGGGCGCCGCACTGCGGATCACCGCCAAGGACAAGTCCACCGCCGCCGTCGGCCACGACGGCAAACCGCTCAACGGCGCCGACGGCAAACCCGCCGTCGTCACCACCGAAGGCGAGAACGGCACGGTCACCGTGGAGAACCTGCGGACCCCGCAGGAGATCTGCGTGGTCGAGGTCAGCGCGCCGCCGGGCTACACCAACGCGTTCGACCCGAAGAATCCGCCGTCCGCCTGTGGTGAGCTCAAGCCGGGTGAGACGCTGGCGCTCAAGGTCGCCAACACGCCCAACGAGGTACCGCGCACCATCCCCGCCGGCGACCGGCCGGTGGCGATGATGCAGGGCACCGTCGAGAACTCGGCGTCGACCGCCGGCATCCTCGGCGTCGGCGCGCTCGCGCTGCTCGGTTCGGTGATGGTGGGCGTGGCCGCGCGGCGGTCTTCGCGACGCTAA
- a CDS encoding Bax inhibitor-1/YccA family protein, translated as MRSSSNPAFRNLPRGAAQYGPNVGFNQPQGGVPGYGPPQTSAGADDRPMTVDDVVIKTALSLGTALVTGVLTAIWAISQLPVDAAGRITGISGGVIGALVGGMLVGLVISLVIIFKQKPSGPLTLAYSAAEGVFLGAISGLFEALYPGIALQAIIGTAGVFVAMLVVYKTGAVKVTPKLTKWIIGAVVGVAILMLVNLITSFFGFNPLRDGGPIAIIFSLVVIGVAAFSFLLDFDQADRMIREGMPSKWAWFAAFGLMTTLVWLYLEILRLLSYFQND; from the coding sequence GTGCGATCCAGTAGCAACCCGGCGTTCCGGAACCTGCCGCGTGGCGCGGCTCAGTACGGACCCAACGTAGGCTTCAACCAACCCCAGGGCGGCGTGCCCGGCTACGGCCCTCCGCAGACCTCCGCCGGCGCCGACGACCGTCCGATGACCGTCGACGACGTCGTCATCAAGACGGCGCTGAGCCTCGGCACCGCGCTGGTGACCGGCGTGCTCACCGCGATCTGGGCGATCAGCCAGCTGCCCGTGGACGCCGCGGGCCGGATCACCGGTATCAGCGGCGGCGTGATCGGCGCCCTCGTCGGCGGCATGCTCGTCGGCCTCGTGATCTCCCTCGTGATCATCTTCAAGCAGAAGCCGAGCGGCCCGCTCACGCTGGCGTACTCGGCGGCCGAGGGTGTCTTCCTCGGTGCGATCAGCGGCCTTTTCGAGGCGCTGTACCCCGGTATCGCGCTGCAGGCGATCATCGGTACCGCGGGTGTCTTCGTCGCGATGCTGGTCGTCTACAAGACCGGCGCGGTCAAGGTCACCCCGAAGCTGACGAAGTGGATCATCGGCGCCGTCGTCGGTGTCGCGATCCTGATGCTGGTCAACCTCATCACCAGCTTCTTCGGCTTCAACCCGCTGCGTGACGGCGGGCCGATCGCGATCATCTTCAGCCTCGTGGTGATCGGTGTCGCGGCGTTCAGCTTCCTGCTCGACTTCGACCAGGCCGACCGGATGATCCGCGAAGGCATGCCGTCGAAGTGGGCGTGGTTCGCCGCCTTCGGTCTCATGACCACGCTGGTCTGGCTGTACCTCGAGATCCTGCGGCTGCTGTCGTACTTCCAAAACGATTGA
- a CDS encoding YeeE/YedE family protein, with protein MATTETQAGEKKLLDFPTSCAAPVPQPEEPVKVVPLAVAGALAVGLTWYVWAAHGAKFGVLLILGLLLGLALFHSRFGFTSAWRQLIAVGNGQGLRAHTLLLGTAATLIALIVGTGSGLFGSTPKPTAGGLGLALFAGATIFAIGMQLGGACASGTLFAVGSGQSTIVLTLGGFITGSVLYTWAYPLLSGWPEFKGVLLADHVGWFGSWVITVAVLAAIVLGTRFVQKRRNPPPVDVVPTARGFARIYRGSWPILVGAVVLGVLAGAVFLVSGGIWGVTSAFSLWGAKILQVFGLHPETWEFWRIKANAASLAGPIWTDKNSLTDIGIMIGAGVAAAAAGAWKIHSSIPWRTAVAAVLGGILMGVGARMAGGCNIGAYLGGISVGSLHGWLWGVFALGGTWIGLKLRPLFGLGNPAPTDSVC; from the coding sequence GTGGCGACGACGGAAACCCAAGCCGGTGAGAAGAAACTCCTCGACTTCCCGACCTCATGCGCCGCCCCGGTCCCGCAACCGGAAGAGCCGGTCAAGGTCGTGCCGCTGGCGGTCGCGGGCGCGCTCGCGGTTGGGCTGACCTGGTACGTCTGGGCCGCGCATGGGGCGAAGTTCGGTGTGCTGCTCATCCTCGGCCTGCTGCTCGGGCTCGCGCTCTTCCACTCCCGTTTCGGGTTCACCTCGGCCTGGCGCCAGCTCATCGCGGTCGGGAACGGCCAAGGCCTGCGGGCGCACACGCTGCTTCTCGGTACCGCCGCGACGTTGATCGCGCTGATCGTGGGCACCGGCTCCGGGCTCTTCGGCAGCACGCCGAAGCCGACCGCGGGCGGACTGGGGCTGGCGTTGTTCGCCGGCGCGACGATCTTCGCGATCGGCATGCAGCTGGGCGGCGCGTGCGCGTCGGGAACGTTGTTCGCCGTCGGTTCCGGGCAGTCGACGATCGTGCTCACCCTCGGCGGGTTCATCACCGGTTCGGTGCTCTACACCTGGGCGTATCCGCTGCTGTCGGGCTGGCCCGAGTTCAAGGGTGTCCTGCTCGCCGACCACGTCGGCTGGTTCGGTTCGTGGGTGATCACCGTCGCCGTCCTCGCGGCGATCGTGCTGGGGACCCGGTTCGTGCAGAAGCGCCGCAACCCGCCGCCGGTCGACGTCGTCCCGACCGCGCGCGGTTTCGCCCGGATCTACCGCGGGTCCTGGCCGATTCTCGTCGGCGCCGTCGTCCTCGGCGTGCTGGCGGGCGCGGTCTTCCTGGTCTCCGGCGGGATCTGGGGTGTCACGAGCGCGTTCAGCCTGTGGGGCGCCAAGATCCTGCAGGTGTTCGGCCTGCACCCCGAGACCTGGGAGTTTTGGCGGATCAAGGCGAACGCGGCTTCGCTGGCCGGGCCGATCTGGACGGACAAGAACAGCCTCACCGACATCGGCATCATGATCGGCGCGGGGGTCGCGGCCGCGGCGGCCGGCGCGTGGAAGATCCACAGTTCGATCCCGTGGCGGACCGCCGTGGCCGCGGTGCTCGGCGGGATCCTGATGGGTGTCGGCGCGCGGATGGCGGGCGGTTGCAACATCGGCGCCTACCTCGGCGGTATCTCGGTCGGCAGCCTGCACGGCTGGCTTTGGGGCGTTTTCGCGCTCGGCGGCACCTGGATCGGGCTCAAGCTGCGACCGCTGTTCGGTCTCGGCAATCCGGCTCCGACCGACAGCGTCTGCTGA
- a CDS encoding DHA2 family efflux MFS transporter permease subunit, giving the protein MSTQSPAAPGGDKLDAGVLKVAGVVILGAIMAILDTTVVNVALQKLTIEFQTSFDTIQWIATGYMLALATVIPITGWASDRFGTKRLYLTAIGLFLIGSMLAGMAWDVESLIIFRVLQGFGGGMLMPAGMTILTRAAGPHRIGRVMGVLGVPMLLGPIGGPILGGWLVDAVSWRWIFYINVPIGLITMALAWRVLPKDRPEPSERFDFVGMLMVSPGLAALIFGVSNIPSAGGVGAVDVWLPALAGIALLVAFVFRANRVTNPLLDLKLFKNGSFTVAMVTMTFFCVAFFGAMLLLPTYFVLARGETAMNAGLLLAPQGFGAMLTMPIAGRLADKIGARKIVLPGLVLMLAGLVAFTQLSATTPYWLLLSALFVMGLGMGATMMPITSAALQTLKSEDMAKASTATNIFQQTAGAIGSAVLSIILAALLAGKFGVPTAQGQLAATAAVMNPATREAASGLTADAFSTTFLWSMILLALCLIPAAFLPKTKPALPEGADGEGAAAPPILTH; this is encoded by the coding sequence ATGTCAACGCAAAGCCCGGCCGCACCGGGCGGCGACAAACTCGACGCCGGGGTGCTCAAGGTCGCCGGCGTCGTCATCCTCGGCGCGATCATGGCGATCCTCGACACGACGGTCGTCAACGTCGCGCTCCAGAAACTGACCATCGAGTTCCAGACCTCGTTCGACACCATCCAGTGGATCGCGACCGGCTACATGCTCGCCCTGGCGACGGTCATCCCGATCACCGGCTGGGCTTCGGACCGGTTCGGCACCAAGCGGCTCTACCTCACCGCGATCGGCTTGTTCCTGATCGGCTCGATGCTCGCCGGCATGGCCTGGGACGTCGAATCGCTGATCATCTTCCGGGTCCTGCAGGGCTTCGGCGGCGGCATGCTGATGCCCGCCGGCATGACGATCCTGACCAGGGCCGCGGGACCGCACCGGATCGGGCGCGTGATGGGCGTGCTCGGGGTGCCGATGCTGCTCGGCCCGATCGGCGGCCCGATCCTCGGCGGCTGGCTGGTCGACGCGGTGAGCTGGCGCTGGATCTTCTACATCAACGTGCCGATCGGCCTGATCACCATGGCGCTGGCCTGGCGTGTGCTGCCGAAGGACCGGCCGGAGCCCAGCGAGCGGTTCGACTTCGTCGGCATGCTGATGGTGTCGCCGGGGCTCGCGGCGCTGATCTTCGGTGTCTCGAACATCCCGTCGGCGGGTGGTGTCGGCGCGGTCGACGTCTGGCTGCCCGCGCTGGCCGGGATCGCGTTGCTGGTGGCGTTCGTGTTCCGGGCGAACCGGGTCACGAACCCGCTGCTCGACCTGAAGCTGTTCAAGAACGGGTCGTTCACCGTCGCGATGGTGACGATGACCTTCTTCTGCGTCGCGTTCTTCGGCGCGATGCTGCTCCTGCCGACGTATTTCGTGCTGGCACGCGGTGAAACGGCGATGAACGCCGGTCTGCTGCTCGCCCCGCAGGGGTTCGGCGCGATGCTGACCATGCCGATCGCGGGCAGGCTCGCGGACAAGATCGGCGCGCGGAAGATCGTGCTGCCCGGTCTCGTGCTGATGCTCGCCGGGCTGGTCGCCTTCACCCAGCTCTCCGCGACGACGCCGTACTGGCTGCTGCTTTCGGCGCTGTTCGTGATGGGGCTCGGCATGGGCGCGACGATGATGCCGATCACCTCGGCCGCGTTGCAGACGCTCAAGTCGGAGGACATGGCGAAGGCGTCGACGGCGACGAACATCTTCCAGCAGACCGCGGGGGCGATCGGTTCGGCGGTGCTGTCGATCATCCTGGCGGCGCTGCTGGCCGGGAAGTTCGGCGTGCCGACCGCGCAGGGGCAGCTGGCCGCGACGGCGGCGGTGATGAACCCGGCGACGCGCGAAGCCGCTTCGGGGCTGACCGCGGACGCGTTCTCGACGACGTTCCTGTGGTCGATGATCCTGCTCGCGCTGTGCCTGATCCCGGCGGCGTTCCTGCCGAAGACCAAGCCCGCGCTGCCGGAGGGTGCGGACGGTGAGGGCGCCGCGGCCCCGCCGATCCTGACCCACTAG
- a CDS encoding acetyl-CoA C-acetyltransferase, which yields MPEAVIVSTARSPIGRAGKGSLVSIRPDDLTVQMVRAALDKVPELDPTQIEDLMLGCGLPGGEQGFNMGRAVAVELGYDHLPGCTITRYCSSSLQTTRMALHAIKAGEGDVFISAGVETVSRFANGSSDSWPNTHNPLFADAEARTAQVAAEGADSWTDPRENGALPDVYIAMGQTAENLARLKNVSREEMDEFGVRSQNLAEKAIADGFWAKDITPVTLPDGTVVSKDDGPRAGVTLEGVSGLKPVFRPDGRITAGNCCPLNDGAAAVIIMSDTKAKELGLTPLARVVSTGVSGLSPEIMGYGPVEASKRALARAGMSIGDIDLVEINEAFAAQVIPSYKDLGIDLDKLNVNGGAIAVGHPFGMTGARITSTLINSLRHHDKQFGLETMCVGGGQGMAMVLERLS from the coding sequence ATGCCCGAAGCCGTCATCGTCTCCACCGCCCGATCCCCGATCGGCCGCGCCGGCAAGGGATCGCTGGTGAGCATCCGCCCGGACGACCTCACCGTGCAGATGGTCCGCGCCGCGCTCGACAAGGTCCCCGAGCTCGACCCGACGCAGATCGAAGACCTCATGCTGGGCTGCGGTCTCCCCGGCGGCGAGCAGGGCTTCAACATGGGCCGCGCCGTCGCCGTCGAACTCGGCTACGACCACCTGCCCGGCTGCACGATCACGCGGTACTGCTCGTCGAGCCTCCAGACCACCCGCATGGCGCTGCACGCGATCAAGGCGGGCGAAGGCGACGTGTTCATCTCCGCCGGCGTCGAGACGGTTTCCCGCTTCGCCAACGGCAGCTCGGACTCCTGGCCGAACACGCACAACCCGCTGTTCGCCGACGCCGAGGCCCGCACCGCGCAGGTGGCGGCCGAGGGCGCCGACAGCTGGACGGATCCGCGCGAGAACGGCGCCCTGCCGGACGTCTACATCGCGATGGGCCAGACCGCCGAAAACCTGGCGCGGCTGAAGAACGTCTCGCGTGAGGAGATGGATGAGTTCGGCGTCCGTTCGCAGAACCTCGCCGAGAAGGCCATCGCGGACGGCTTCTGGGCCAAGGACATCACGCCGGTCACCCTGCCGGACGGCACCGTGGTCTCGAAGGACGACGGCCCGCGCGCCGGCGTCACCCTCGAAGGCGTCTCCGGCCTCAAGCCGGTGTTCCGCCCCGACGGCCGGATCACCGCGGGGAACTGCTGCCCGCTCAACGACGGCGCGGCCGCGGTGATCATCATGTCCGACACCAAGGCGAAGGAGCTCGGCCTCACCCCGCTCGCCCGCGTCGTCTCGACCGGTGTTTCGGGGCTGTCGCCGGAGATCATGGGCTACGGCCCGGTCGAGGCGTCGAAGCGGGCGCTCGCGCGCGCCGGGATGTCGATCGGCGACATCGACCTCGTCGAGATCAACGAGGCGTTCGCCGCGCAGGTCATCCCGTCCTACAAGGACCTCGGGATCGACCTCGACAAGCTGAACGTCAACGGCGGCGCGATCGCCGTCGGCCACCCGTTCGGCATGACCGGCGCGCGGATCACCTCGACGCTGATCAACTCGCTGCGCCACCACGACAAGCAGTTCGGCCTCGAGACGATGTGCGTCGGTGGCGGCCAGGGCATGGCGATGGTGCTGGAGCGCCTCTCCTGA